The Thermosynechococcus sp. genome has a segment encoding these proteins:
- a CDS encoding glycoside hydrolase family 57 protein, whose product MAIGYLALVLHAHLPFVRHPESDYVLEEEWLFEAITETYVPLIRMFEGLKRDGVDFKITMSMTPPLISMLRDPLLQERYDQHLAKLEELAELEVERNTYNGHIRYLAEHYAQEFNRVRQTWENYDRDLVKAFKQFQDTNNLEIITCGATHGYLPLMKMYPQAVWAQLQVACEHYEQTFGRPPKGIWLPECAYYEGLERMLADAGLRYFITDGHGILYARPRPRFGTYAPIFTETGVAAFGRDHESSQQVWSSEVGYPGAPEYREFYKDLGWEADYEYIKPYIMPNGQRKNTGIKYHKITGRGLGLGEKQLYDPYWAREKAAEHAANFMFNRENQIRYLYHLMQRPPIVVSPYDAELYGHWWYEGPWFLDFLFRKVWFDQDTFTMTHLADYLRAHPTQQVCRPSQSSWGYKGFHEYWLNDTNAWIYPHLHKAAERMIELAKGEPWDELSWRALNQAARELLLAQSSDWAFIMRTGTMVPYAVRRTRSHLMRFHKLYEDIKAQKIDAGWLEKVEAIDNIFPHINYRVYRPL is encoded by the coding sequence ATGGCAATTGGTTATCTAGCGCTGGTTTTGCATGCTCACCTCCCCTTTGTCCGCCACCCCGAGAGTGACTACGTTTTAGAAGAAGAGTGGCTCTTTGAGGCGATTACCGAAACCTACGTGCCCCTGATCCGCATGTTTGAGGGGCTAAAGCGTGACGGCGTAGACTTCAAAATCACAATGAGTATGACGCCGCCATTAATTTCAATGCTGCGGGATCCGCTGTTGCAGGAACGCTACGATCAGCACTTGGCAAAACTAGAGGAACTGGCGGAACTAGAGGTAGAGCGCAATACCTACAATGGCCATATCCGCTACCTCGCCGAGCACTATGCCCAAGAATTCAACCGCGTACGGCAGACATGGGAAAACTACGATCGCGACCTCGTCAAGGCCTTTAAGCAGTTTCAAGACACTAATAACCTAGAAATCATTACCTGTGGCGCCACCCATGGCTACCTGCCCCTAATGAAAATGTATCCTCAAGCGGTGTGGGCACAACTACAGGTGGCCTGTGAGCACTATGAGCAAACCTTTGGGCGTCCACCCAAGGGCATCTGGCTGCCAGAGTGCGCCTACTACGAAGGTCTAGAGCGCATGCTAGCAGATGCTGGTTTGCGCTATTTCATTACCGATGGCCACGGTATTCTCTACGCTCGTCCCCGCCCTCGCTTTGGCACCTATGCGCCCATTTTTACTGAAACTGGGGTGGCTGCCTTTGGCCGTGATCACGAATCTTCCCAGCAGGTGTGGTCATCGGAGGTGGGCTATCCGGGGGCACCTGAATACCGTGAGTTTTACAAGGACTTGGGTTGGGAAGCGGACTACGAATACATCAAACCCTATATCATGCCCAATGGCCAACGCAAAAATACCGGGATCAAGTACCACAAAATTACTGGGCGTGGCCTTGGTCTAGGGGAAAAGCAGCTCTATGACCCCTACTGGGCACGGGAAAAAGCTGCCGAACACGCTGCCAATTTCATGTTTAACCGCGAAAACCAAATTCGCTACCTATACCACCTGATGCAGCGTCCGCCGATTGTGGTCTCTCCCTACGATGCTGAACTCTATGGCCACTGGTGGTATGAAGGGCCTTGGTTCCTGGACTTTCTCTTCCGCAAGGTCTGGTTTGACCAAGACACCTTTACCATGACCCACTTGGCAGACTATCTACGCGCCCATCCCACCCAGCAGGTGTGCCGTCCTTCCCAGTCCAGTTGGGGCTACAAGGGCTTTCATGAATATTGGCTGAATGACACCAATGCTTGGATTTACCCTCACCTCCATAAGGCTGCTGAACGGATGATTGAACTGGCCAAGGGGGAGCCGTGGGATGAACTGAGTTGGCGTGCCCTCAACCAAGCGGCACGGGAATTGCTCCTTGCCCAATCCTCAGACTGGGCCTTTATTATGCGCACGGGAACGATGGTGCCCTATGCGGTTCGCCGCACCCGTAGCCACCTGATGCGCTTCCACAAGCTCTA
- a CDS encoding alpha-D-glucose phosphate-specific phosphoglucomutase, which yields MGIQVLATTPFKDQKPGTSGLRKPVPVFQQPHYLENFIQAIFDTIEAPQGQTLVLGGDGRYFNATAIQVILKMAAANGFARVKVGQNGILSTPAASCVIRKYGAVGGIILSASHNPAGPQGDFGVKFNIANGGPAPEKVTNAIYERSLALTHYKIYTAPDVNLHTLGEFPLGEMIVEVIDPVADYQALLETLFDFDRIAAVIRTGKLRLVFDAMHAVTGPYAQQILEKRLGAPQGTVQNGVPLPDFGGGHPDPNLVYARDLVQQLFGEQPPDFGAASDGDGDRNMILGAKCFVTPSDSLAILAANAQLVPGYKDGLAGIARSMPTSQAADRVAAKLGIDCYETPTGWKFFGNLLDAGKATLCGEESFGTGSNHLREKDGLWAVLFWLNILAVRQTSVAEIVKAHWQTYGRNYYSRHDYEGIESDRAHTLMSQLEQKLPSLVGQRLGAYTVATADNFSYTDPVDHSVSQNQGIRLIFEDGSRIVYRLSGTGTQGATLRVYLERFEPHPSQQHLDAQVALAALIQLANEVANIQGLTGRDRPTVIT from the coding sequence ATGGGTATTCAAGTTCTTGCCACCACTCCCTTCAAGGATCAAAAACCTGGCACCTCTGGCTTGCGTAAGCCAGTACCTGTTTTTCAGCAGCCCCACTACCTGGAAAACTTTATTCAAGCAATTTTTGACACCATTGAGGCACCGCAGGGGCAAACCCTTGTCTTAGGGGGCGATGGTCGCTACTTCAATGCCACAGCTATTCAAGTCATCCTCAAAATGGCAGCAGCCAATGGCTTTGCCCGGGTCAAGGTGGGGCAGAATGGGATTCTCTCAACCCCAGCGGCCTCCTGCGTGATCCGCAAGTATGGGGCAGTAGGGGGCATTATTCTCTCAGCCAGTCACAACCCCGCCGGGCCCCAGGGGGATTTTGGCGTCAAGTTCAACATTGCCAATGGGGGGCCTGCTCCCGAAAAAGTTACTAATGCGATCTATGAGCGCAGCCTTGCCCTCACCCACTACAAAATCTACACTGCCCCCGATGTGAATCTGCACACCCTTGGGGAGTTTCCCTTGGGTGAAATGATTGTTGAAGTCATTGACCCCGTGGCTGATTATCAAGCGCTGCTGGAGACCCTTTTTGACTTTGATCGCATTGCCGCGGTGATTCGTACAGGGAAGCTGCGCCTTGTCTTTGATGCCATGCACGCGGTTACAGGACCCTACGCCCAGCAAATTCTGGAAAAGCGCTTGGGAGCTCCCCAGGGCACGGTGCAAAATGGCGTGCCCCTACCCGACTTTGGCGGTGGTCATCCCGACCCCAATTTGGTTTATGCCCGTGACCTTGTGCAGCAACTGTTTGGTGAGCAGCCGCCGGATTTTGGGGCTGCCTCCGATGGCGATGGCGATCGCAACATGATCTTGGGGGCCAAGTGTTTTGTCACCCCCAGTGATAGCCTAGCTATTCTGGCGGCTAATGCCCAACTTGTGCCCGGCTACAAAGATGGATTAGCGGGGATTGCCCGTTCGATGCCCACCAGTCAAGCGGCCGATCGCGTTGCTGCTAAGCTGGGTATTGACTGTTACGAAACCCCTACGGGCTGGAAGTTCTTTGGTAATCTCCTCGATGCCGGTAAAGCAACCCTCTGCGGTGAGGAGAGTTTTGGCACTGGCTCCAACCACCTGCGCGAAAAAGATGGCCTCTGGGCTGTGCTCTTTTGGTTGAATATCTTGGCCGTCCGCCAAACCTCTGTGGCCGAGATTGTCAAAGCCCATTGGCAAACCTATGGCCGCAACTACTATTCGCGCCATGACTATGAGGGCATCGAGAGCGATCGCGCCCACACGTTAATGAGCCAACTGGAGCAAAAACTGCCCAGCCTCGTAGGTCAGCGCCTGGGGGCCTATACCGTTGCCACTGCCGATAACTTCAGCTATACCGATCCTGTGGATCACAGCGTCAGCCAAAACCAAGGCATTCGGCTCATTTTTGAAGATGGCAGCCGCATTGTCTATCGCCTGTCAGGCACAGGAACCCAAGGGGCAACGCTGCGGGTCTATTTGGAGCGCTTTGAACCCCATCCTTCCCAGCAACACCTCGATGCCCAAGTGGCACTCGCCGCTTTAATTCAACTGGCCAATGAAGTGGCGAATATCCAAGGCTTAACGGGTCGCGATCGCCCCACAGTCATTACCTGA
- a CDS encoding cobalamin-binding protein, whose protein sequence is MRLVSLLPSATEIIAALGLLPFLVGRSHECDYPPAVKALPVCTRPRLDAQQSSLAIERAVQDLLQAALGIYDLELATLQALKPTHIITQDQCDVCAVTLADVQRAIAELWDSPPQLISLQPHCLEDVWEDIRRVGLALGVAPDPLLSALKDRIRACQSRVSDRPRRQVVTIEWIDPPMASGNWIPELIALAGGENLLGTAGKHSPYIEWSTLLAIDPEVILVMPCGFDLERTQQELDQALQTYPQWQQLRALQSGQVYIVDGNAYFNRPGPRLVDSLEILVEILHPCPEPKFRGRGWRPYVVPSMAKMSD, encoded by the coding sequence ATGCGCCTTGTTTCCCTCCTGCCCAGTGCCACAGAAATTATTGCTGCTCTGGGGTTGCTGCCGTTTCTGGTGGGTCGCAGCCATGAGTGTGACTATCCGCCCGCGGTCAAGGCATTGCCTGTCTGTACCCGGCCTAGGTTAGATGCCCAACAGTCGAGTTTAGCCATTGAGCGAGCGGTTCAGGATCTGCTGCAAGCGGCCTTGGGCATTTATGACTTAGAACTGGCGACTCTGCAGGCGCTAAAACCCACCCACATTATTACCCAAGATCAATGCGATGTGTGTGCGGTTACCTTGGCAGATGTCCAGCGGGCGATCGCCGAACTCTGGGACTCGCCGCCGCAGTTAATTTCCCTCCAACCCCATTGCCTTGAGGATGTCTGGGAAGATATCCGACGGGTGGGTCTGGCCCTTGGGGTTGCTCCAGACCCCCTACTGAGTGCCCTGAAAGACAGGATTCGCGCCTGTCAAAGCCGGGTGAGCGATCGCCCGCGCCGCCAGGTGGTAACCATTGAATGGATTGACCCCCCCATGGCCAGTGGCAACTGGATCCCAGAATTAATTGCGCTGGCGGGCGGTGAAAATCTACTGGGTACCGCCGGAAAGCATTCCCCCTACATTGAGTGGTCAACCCTGCTGGCGATCGACCCCGAAGTGATCCTTGTCATGCCCTGTGGTTTTGACCTGGAACGCACCCAGCAAGAACTTGACCAAGCCCTGCAAACCTATCCCCAGTGGCAGCAATTGCGTGCCCTGCAAAGCGGTCAAGTGTACATTGTGGATGGCAACGCCTATTTCAACCGTCCGGGTCCTCGCCTGGTGGATTCCCTAGAAATTCTGGTTGAGATTCTCCACCCCTGCCCAGAACCGAAATTCCGCGGCCGGGGTTGGCGGCCATACGTAGTACCCTCCATGGCAAAAATGTCAGACTAA
- the sbcD gene encoding exonuclease subunit SbcD has protein sequence MKILHVSDIHLGSGLSHGHINPATGLNTRLEDFIAALATCIDRALREPVDLVLFGGDAFPDATPPPLVHQAFAQQFRRLADAQIPTVLLVGNHDQHAQGQGGASLSLYRTLGVPGFIVGDRLATHRIETRQGSVQVMTLPWLTRSTLLTRPETSGLSLADVHQLLLERLHLALEGEIRQLDPALPTVLLAHAMVDTAQYGSERYLSAGKGFTIPLSFLARPCFDYVALGHVHRHQVLCHDPPVVYPGSIERVDFGEEGEEKGYVLVNLVKGKTEFQFCPLPTRPFRTIRVDLTEVELDPQAALLAAIASVDITEAVVRVMYQLRPDQIPLINLHELQKALESAHSISLLPQLANSEPIARLPEVALEQCLDPSHALQLYLDHRPDLEPLRQDLLAALQTLEGNPAPESQDTPQIPRSPKPVIEQLQLLS, from the coding sequence ATGAAAATTCTCCATGTGTCTGATATCCACCTTGGCAGTGGCCTCAGTCATGGCCACATTAACCCTGCCACGGGCTTGAACACGCGCCTTGAGGATTTTATTGCTGCTCTGGCCACCTGTATTGACCGTGCTCTGCGTGAACCCGTTGATTTGGTGCTTTTTGGAGGCGATGCCTTTCCCGACGCCACTCCCCCTCCCCTAGTGCACCAAGCCTTTGCCCAGCAGTTTCGCCGCCTGGCGGATGCCCAGATTCCCACGGTTTTGCTGGTGGGCAACCACGATCAGCACGCCCAAGGACAGGGGGGCGCCAGTCTCAGTCTCTATCGCACCCTGGGGGTACCCGGCTTTATTGTGGGCGATCGCTTGGCCACCCATCGCATTGAAACTCGCCAGGGCAGTGTTCAAGTCATGACCCTCCCTTGGTTAACGCGATCGACACTCCTCACGCGGCCGGAAACCAGTGGCCTTTCCCTTGCGGATGTGCATCAACTGCTCCTAGAGCGGCTCCACCTTGCCCTTGAGGGGGAAATTCGCCAACTCGATCCTGCCTTACCTACCGTCTTACTTGCCCATGCGATGGTGGACACCGCCCAGTACGGCTCTGAACGCTATTTGAGTGCAGGCAAAGGCTTTACAATTCCCCTCAGTTTCTTGGCCCGCCCCTGTTTTGATTACGTTGCCCTTGGTCATGTCCATCGCCATCAAGTCCTGTGTCACGATCCACCCGTGGTCTATCCCGGCAGTATTGAGCGGGTGGATTTTGGCGAAGAGGGGGAAGAAAAGGGCTATGTCTTGGTGAACCTCGTCAAAGGGAAAACAGAATTTCAGTTTTGTCCCCTACCCACCCGCCCCTTCCGCACAATTCGTGTGGACTTGACAGAGGTGGAACTCGATCCCCAAGCTGCCCTCTTGGCGGCGATCGCCAGCGTGGACATCACTGAAGCCGTGGTGCGGGTCATGTATCAACTGCGCCCCGATCAAATTCCCCTGATTAACCTCCATGAGTTACAAAAGGCTCTTGAAAGCGCCCATAGCATCAGCCTCCTGCCCCAACTTGCCAATAGTGAGCCCATTGCCCGGCTGCCAGAAGTTGCCCTCGAACAATGCCTTGACCCCAGCCATGCGCTGCAACTGTATCTAGATCATCGCCCCGATCTTGAACCCCTGCGGCAGGATCTGCTGGCGGCACTCCAAACCCTTGAGGGCAATCCTGCACCGGAGAGTCAAGACACGCCACAGATACCGCGATCGCCCAAACCTGTGATTGAGCAACTGCAATTGCTCTCCTAG